The following coding sequences lie in one Musa acuminata AAA Group cultivar baxijiao chromosome BXJ1-8, Cavendish_Baxijiao_AAA, whole genome shotgun sequence genomic window:
- the LOC135588618 gene encoding glutamine synthetase cytosolic isozyme 2-like isoform X1 — protein sequence MALLTDLINLNFSDYTEKIIAEYIWVGGSGVDIRSKARTLSGPVTDASQLPKWNYDGSSTGQAPGEDSEVILYPQAIFRDPFRKGNNILVMCDCYTPQGEPIPTNKRHNAAKIFSNPAVAAEETWFGIEQEYTLLQKDVKWPIGWPIGGYPGPQGPYYCSAGADKAFGRDIVDAHYRACLYAGINISGINGEVMPGQWEFQVGPSVGVSAGDQLWVARYVLERITEMAGVVLSLDPKPIQGDWNGAGAHTNYSTKSMRSDGGYEVIKQAIEKLGWRHKEHIAAYGEGNERRLTGRHETADINTFVWGVANRGASIRVGRDTEKSGKGYFEDRRPASNMDPYAVTSMIAETTILWKPT from the exons ATGGCTCTGCTCACAGATCTCATCAACCTTAACTTCTCCGACTACACGGAGAAGATCATTGCTGAGTACATATG GGTTGGAGGCTCTGGTGTAGACATCAGGAGCAAAGCCAGG ACTCTCTCGGGTCCTGTGACTGACGCCAGCCAGCTTCCAAAATGGAACTATGATGGCTCAAGCACTGGCCAAGCTCCTGGAGAGGACAGTGAAGTGATTCTGTA TCCCCAAGCTATTTTCAGGGATCCCttcaggaagggcaacaacatccTT GTCATGTGTGATTGTTACACACCACAAGGAGAGCCAATCCCTACCAACAAAAGACACAATGCTGCCAAGATATTTAGCAACCCTGCTGTTGCTGCAGAAGAGACTTG GTTTGGGATAGAGCAGGAGTACACTCTCCTCCAGAAGGATGTCAAGTGGCCCATTGGGTGGCCCATTGGAGGCTACCCTGGTCCCCAG GGTCCTTACTACTGCTCTGCTGGTGCTGACAAAGCTTTTGGGAGAGACATAGTCGATGCCCACTACAGGGCCTGCCTTTATGCAGGGATCAACATAAGTGGCATCAATGGAGAGGTCATGCCAGGCCAG TGGGAGTTCCAAGTAGGTCCCAGCGTCGGCGTATCAGCTGGTGATCAGCTCTGGGTTGCTCGATACGTACTCGAG AGGATTACCGAGATGGCCGGAGTGGTGCTTTCTTTGGATCCAAAGCCGATTCAG GGTGATTGGAATGGCGCAGGAGCTCACACAAATTACAG TACCAAATCCATGAGGAGCGATGGAGGGTATGAAGTCATCAAACAGGCGATCGAGAAACTTGGCTGGAGGCACAAGGAGCACATAGCTGCCTATGGAGAAGGGAACGAGCGCCGCCTTACCGGGCGCCATGAGACTGCTGATATCAATACCTTCGTTTGG GGAGTTGCGAATCGGGGAGCATCGATTCGAGTTGGCCGTGACACGGAGAAGTCCGGCAAAG GTTACTTCGAAGACCGAAGGCCGGCTTCCAACATGGATCCTTACGCTGTCACTTCCATGATTGCAGAGACCACCATCCTCTGGAAACCAACTTAA
- the LOC135581315 gene encoding pentatricopeptide repeat-containing protein At2g33760-like has translation MHRSLNRTARRLEPLAVPHSRHPLPDSSHPRQLSWSSPPAATPPRRQQPLDDLNSSVLPRSTPRHYDDYLNLLRSFVSRKALEPGKQLHARLLLSGLGYNTILATKLVDLYCLCDHVTYAHKLFDRIPKRNLFLWNVLIRAYAWTGPHEAALSLYYQMLDCGVAPDNFTFPFVLKACSALSALEAGRGIHELVVSTGWETDVFVGAALIDMYAKCGCVDHARELFDRIPNRDVVLWNSMIAAYAQNGHPSEALLLCRDMVARGFTPTLATLVTVISASADAAALPRGREIHGLSWRRGFDSQDKVKTALVDMYAKSGWVKVARVLFEQLAEKRIVSWNSMICGYGMHGHADEALALFDRMRDEDQVLPDHITFVGLLSACNHGGLVDEGRSFFNSMLSDYRIPPAVQHYTCMIDLLGHSGRLAEAYKLIQDMTMAADSGVWGALLNACKIHRNVELGELALQKLIELEPDDAGNYVLLSNIYAQAGKWQEAAEVRKLMTDRGLKKSIACSWIEVKNQVHAFLVGDLSHPSSGAIYAELERLEGLMAEAGYEPDTMPVFHDVGDDEKRNMVRSHSERLAIAFGLITTPPGTTLLVTKNLRVCEDCHTAIKFISAIVGREIIVRDVNRYHHFKDGECSCRDYW, from the coding sequence ATGCATCGTTCCTTGAATCGAACTGCGAGGCGACTCGAACCTCTCGCCGTTCCCCACTCCCGTCATCCCCTTCCCGACTCGAGTCACCCAAGGCAGTTGAGCTGGTCTTCGCCTCCGGCCGCAACTCCTCCTCGTCGGCAACAACCGCTTGATGATCTGAACTCCTCAGTCCTCCCTCGCAGCACTCCCCGGCATTACGACGACTACCTGAACCTCCTCAGGTCCTTCGTCTCCCGGAAGGCGTTAGAGCCCGGGAAGCAGCTCCACGCCCGCCTCCTCCTCTCCGGCCTCGGCTACAACACCATCTTGGCCACCAAGCTCGTCGATCTGTACTGCCTGTGCGACCATGTGACTTATGCGCACAAGCTGTTTGACAGAATTCCTAAGAGAAACTTGTTTCTGTGGAACGTCCTCATCCGAGCTTACGCTTGGACTGGGCCCCACGAGGCCGCCCTCTCGTTGTATTACCAGATGCTCGACTGCGGCGTCGCGCCTGATAACTTCACGTTCCCGTTCGTCCTCAAGGCCTGCTCCGCCCTCTCCGCGCTCGAGGCCGGGCGGGGGATCCACGAGCTGGTGGTAAGCACCGGCTGGGAAACGGACGTGTTCGTGGGTGCCGCCCTGATCGACATGTACGCCAAGTGCGGGTGCGTCGACCATGCTCGAGAATTGTTCGACAGGATTCCGAACCGAGATGTCGTGCTTTGGAACTCCATGATCGCCGCCTACGCTCAGAACGGGCATCCGTCGGAGGCGCTCCTTCTGTGCCGTGATATGGTGGCACGTGGGTTCACGCCGACTCTCGCTACTCTTGTGACCGTGATCTCCGCTTCGGCCGATGCGGCGGCTCTGCCGAGAGGGCGGGAGATTCACGGATTGAGTTGGAGGCGCGGGTTTGATTCCCAAGACAAGGTGAAGACCGCGCTCGTGGATATGTACGCCAAGAGCGGCTGGGTGAAGGTTGCTCGTGTGCTCTTCGAGCAGCTCGCAGAGAAAAGGATTGTTTCCTGGAACTCCATGATCTGCGGGTACGGCATGCACGGCCATGCGGACGAAGCCCTTGCCCTGTTCGACAGAATGAGGGATGAGGATCAAGTGCTTCCTGATCACATTACTTTCGTCGGCCTCCTCTCCGCTTGCAACCATGGAGGTCTGGTAGATGAAGGGAGGAGCTTCTTCAACTCGATGTTGAGCGATTACCGCATTCCACCGGCGGTGCAGCATTACACTTGCATGATAGATCTCCTTGGCCACTCCGGCAGACTAGCCGAAGCATACAAGCTCATCCAAGACATGACAATGGCCGCCGACTCTGGAGTATGGGGTGCTTTGCTGAACGCCTGCAAGATCCACCGGAATGTGGAATTAGGGGAGCTGGCACTGCAAAAGCTGATCGAACTGGAGCCCGACGACGCAGGGAACTACGTTCTTCTATCGAACATATACGCACAAGCCGGGAAGTGGCAGGAAGCCGCCGAGGTGAGGAAGCTGATGACCGACAGAGGCCTGAAGAAGAGCATTGCCTGTAGCTGGATCGAAGTGAAGAACCAGGTCCACGCGTTCCTCGTCGGCGATCTGTCGCATCCCAGCTCGGGGGCGATATACGCAGAGCTGGAAAGGTTGGAAGGGCTCATGGCGGAGGCTGGATACGAGCCGGACACGATGCCCGTCTTCCACGACGTGGGCGACGACGAGAAGAGGAACATGGTTCGCAGCCATAGCGAGAGGCTGGCCATCGCATTTGGACTCATCACCACGCCGCCGGGAACGACGCTGTTGGTGACGAAGAACCTGAGAGTCTGCGAGGACTGTCACACGGCCATCAAGTTCATTTCGGCGATTGTTGGCAGAGAAATCATAGTAAGAGATGTGAATCGATACCACCATTTCAAGGACGGCGAGTGTTCCTGTCGAGATTATTGGTAG
- the LOC135588618 gene encoding glutamine synthetase cytosolic isozyme 1-1-like isoform X2, which yields MALLTDLINLNFSDYTEKIIAEYIWVGGSGVDIRSKARTLSGPVTDASQLPKWNYDGSSTGQAPGEDSEVILYPQAIFRDPFRKGNNILVMCDCYTPQGEPIPTNKRHNAAKIFSNPAVAAEETWFGIEQEYTLLQKDVKWPIGWPIGGYPGPQGPYYCSAGADKAFGRDIVDAHYRACLYAGINISGINGEVMPGQWEFQVGPSVGVSAGDQLWVARYVLERITEMAGVVLSLDPKPIQGDWNGAGAHTNYSTSKTEGRLPTWILTLSLP from the exons ATGGCTCTGCTCACAGATCTCATCAACCTTAACTTCTCCGACTACACGGAGAAGATCATTGCTGAGTACATATG GGTTGGAGGCTCTGGTGTAGACATCAGGAGCAAAGCCAGG ACTCTCTCGGGTCCTGTGACTGACGCCAGCCAGCTTCCAAAATGGAACTATGATGGCTCAAGCACTGGCCAAGCTCCTGGAGAGGACAGTGAAGTGATTCTGTA TCCCCAAGCTATTTTCAGGGATCCCttcaggaagggcaacaacatccTT GTCATGTGTGATTGTTACACACCACAAGGAGAGCCAATCCCTACCAACAAAAGACACAATGCTGCCAAGATATTTAGCAACCCTGCTGTTGCTGCAGAAGAGACTTG GTTTGGGATAGAGCAGGAGTACACTCTCCTCCAGAAGGATGTCAAGTGGCCCATTGGGTGGCCCATTGGAGGCTACCCTGGTCCCCAG GGTCCTTACTACTGCTCTGCTGGTGCTGACAAAGCTTTTGGGAGAGACATAGTCGATGCCCACTACAGGGCCTGCCTTTATGCAGGGATCAACATAAGTGGCATCAATGGAGAGGTCATGCCAGGCCAG TGGGAGTTCCAAGTAGGTCCCAGCGTCGGCGTATCAGCTGGTGATCAGCTCTGGGTTGCTCGATACGTACTCGAG AGGATTACCGAGATGGCCGGAGTGGTGCTTTCTTTGGATCCAAAGCCGATTCAG GGTGATTGGAATGGCGCAGGAGCTCACACAAATTACAG TACTTCGAAGACCGAAGGCCGGCTTCCAACATGGATCCTTACGCTGTCACTTCCATGA
- the LOC135680433 gene encoding pectinesterase inhibitor 11-like — MKVVVCYAYVFFFVFLAGAVNAASSEETPSAGSNSTEFIRKCCAATLYPGLCYTSLSGYANEVQQSTVELAHVAAKVTLARLRSTAFHVAALRRSATGPERGALRDCSEQLDDAAEWARNTVKELKGLAGAVGPKVASRVSNALTWMSAALTCEDTCTDGLLMVAAGSVKADVCHRVRKVEKYTSNSLALIHSLGFNR, encoded by the coding sequence ATGAAGGTGGTGGTGTGTTACGCCTATGTTTTCTTCTTCGTGTTCCTCGCGGGCGCCGTGAATGCGGCATCAAGCGAGGAAACCCCGAGCGCCGGAAGCAACTCCACGGAGTTCATACGCAAGTGTTGCGCCGCCACACTGTACCCGGGCCTCTGCTACACGTCCCTCTCCGGCTACGCCAACGAGGTCCAGCAGAGCACCGTCGAGCTCGCCCACGTCGCCGCCAAGGTCACCCTCGCCCGGCTTCGGTCCACCGCTTTCCACGTCGCAGCGCTCCGCCGCAGCGCCACCGGCCCCGAGCGGGGCGCCCTGCGCGACTGCTCTGAGCAGCTGGACGACGCTGCCGAGTGGGCGCGGAACACGGTCAAGGAGCTGAAGGGGCTGGCTGGGGCGGTAGGACCGAAGGTGGCGTCGCGGGTGTCCAACGCCCTGACGTGGATGAGCGCGGCGCTGACGTGCGAGGATACGTGCACGGACGGGTTGCTCATGGTGGCGGCCGGCTCGGTGAAGGCCGACGTCTGCCACCGAGTGCGCAAGGTGGAGAAGTACACCAGCAACTCCCTGGCGCTCATACACAGTCTCGGCTTCAACAGATGA
- the LOC135589220 gene encoding nudix hydrolase 17, mitochondrial-like → MVCMVSRQGRQLQRYSKAGSRIVVGCIPYKFNRGYDDVGTSMEVLVVSSPKGNGLLFPKGGWETDETIEQAALREALEEAGVQGNVEGKLGKWRYKSRTYDAYHEGIMFPMNVTQELGDWPEMHLRERKWVTVAEAKEGCQHPWMKEALERLVRRVSSSRRNSAAPAS, encoded by the exons ATGGTGTGCATGGTGTCTCGACAGGGCCGGCAGCTGCAGCGCTACAGCAAGGCCGGAAGCCGCATCGTGGTCGG GTGCATTCCTTACAAGTTCAACCGCGGCTACGATGATGTCGGTACGTCGATGGAGGTTCTCGTCGTCAGTTCTCCCAAAGGGAACGGGCTGCTTTTCCCAAAG GGTGGTTGGGAGACCGATGAGACCATAGAACAGGCAGCCTTGAGGGAGGCATTGGAGGAGGCAGGAGTGCAGGGGAACGTTGAG GGTAAACTCGGGAAATGGAGGTATAAGAGCAGGACCTACGATGCGTACCATGAGGGCATCATGTTCCCCATGAACGTGACGCAGGAGCTGGGTGACTGGCCGGAGATGCACCTGCGAGAACGCAAATGG GTCACGGTCGCAGAGGCCAAGGAAGGTTGCCAGCATCCATGGATGAAGGAAGCTTTGGAGAGATTGGTGAGACGGGTGTCGAGCTCAAGAAGGAACAGTGCTGCACCGGCCTCTTAG
- the LOC135588617 gene encoding phosphoglucomutase, cytoplasmic 2-like, producing MVVFAVTRRETVPFEGQKPGTSGLRKKVTVFKQPNYLHNFVQSTFNALPTDKVKGATLVVSGDGRYFSKDAVQIIIKMAAANGVRRVWVGQNSLLSTPAVSAVIRERVGADGSKATGAFILTASHNPGGPHEDFGIKYNMENGGPAPEAITDKIYANTKTLKEYFIAENLPDIDISVLSVSTFSGPEGPFDVDVFDSTTDYVKLMKSIFDFGSIQKLLSCPKFTFCYDALHGVAGIYAKHIFVEELGANESSLLNCMPMEDFGGGHPDPNLTYAKELVARMGLGKSSSQFEPPEFGAAADGDADRNMVLGKRFFVTPSDSVAIIAANAVEAIPYFASGLKGVARSMPTSAALDVVAKNLGLKFFEVPTGWKFFGNLMDAGLCSICGEESFGTGSDHIREKDGIWAVLAWLSILAFKNKDKLNEDKLVTVEDIVRKHWATYGRHYYTRYDYENVDAGAAKELMAHLVNLQSSLSEVNRIIKEIRSDVSDVVQADEFEYKDPVDGSVSKHQGIRYLFVDGSRLVFRLSGTGSEGATIRVYIEQYENDATKTGRDSQEALGPLVEVAIKLSKMKEFTGRSAPTVIT from the exons ATGGTGGTGTTCGCGGTGACGCGAAGGGAGACCGTCCCTTTCGAGGGCCAGAAGCCCGGGACCTCCGGCCTCAGGAAGAAG GTGACAGTTTTTAAGCAGCCTAATTACCTGCACAACTTTGTTCAGTCAACATTTAATGCCCTTCCTACGGACAAAGTGAAAG GGGCTACACTTGTCGTTTCTGGAGATGGACGCTATTTCTCAAAGGATGCTGTTCAG ATTATTATTAAGATGGCTGCTGCTAATGGAGTAAGACGTGTTTGGGTTGGACAAAATTCTCTACTTTCAACGCCAGCAGTTTCTGCTGTCATAAGGGAAAGAGTTGGTGCAGAT GGATCAAAAGCAACTGGAGCTTTTATCTTGACAGCAAGTCACAATCCAGGAGGTCCACATGAG GATTTTGGAATAAAGTATAACATGGAAAATGGTGGACCTGCTCCTGAGGCTATTACTGATAAGATATATGCCAATACAAAAACACTAAAGGAATACTTCATTGCAGAAAATCTTCCTGAC attgatatttctgTTTTAAGTGTAAGCACATTCTCCGGGCCTGAAGGACCTTTTGACGTGGATGTCTTTGATTCAACCACTGACTATGTGAAGCTTATGAA GTCAATTTTTGACTTTGGATCCATCCAAAAGCTGCTTTCATGCCCAAAGTTCACATTCTG CTATGATGCACTTCATGGTGTTGCTGGAATTTATGCAAAGCATATTTTTGTTGAGGAACTTGGTGCAAATGAATCTTCGCTATTAAATTGCATGCCTATG GAAGACTTTGGAGGTGGTCATCCAGATCCTAATCTGACCTATGCAAAAGAATTGGTTGCAAGAATGGGATTGGGTAAATCAAGCTCACAATTTGAACCACCTGAGTTTGGTGCTGCCGCTGATGGGGATGCAGATCGCAACATGGTCCTTGGTAAAAG GTTCTTTGTAACACCATCAGATTCTGTTGCTATAATTGCTGCCAATGCTGTTGAAGCCATTCCATATTTTGCCTCTGGTTTGAAAGGGGTTGCCAG GAGTATGCCAACTTCAGCTGCCCTTGATGTTGTGGCGAAGAACTTGGGTCTTAAATTTTTTGAG GTGCCGACTGGTTGGAAATTTTTTGGAAACTTGATGGATGCTGGACTTTGTTCAATTTGTGGTGAAGAAAGCTTTGGGACAG GCTCAGATCATATTCGTGAAAAGGATGGAATCTGGGCAGTTTTAGCTTGGCTTTCAATTCTTGCCTTTAAGAACAAGGACAAGCTTAATGAGGATAAGTTGGTTACAGTTGAAGATATAGTTCGTAAACATTGGGCCACTTATGGTCGCCACTATTATACTCGCTACGATTATGAG AATGTTGATGCTGGTGCTGCTAAGGAGCTAATGGCACATTTGGTGAATCTTCAATCGTCCCTTTCCGAAGTTAACAG GATTATAAAGGAGATAAGATCAGATGTCTCGGATGTTGTCCAAGCCGATGAATTTGAATACAAGGATCCTGTTGATGGCTCTGTTTCTAAGCATCAAGGCATTCGGTACCTCTTTGTGGATGGATCACGACTT GTTTTCCGGCTATCTGGGACTGGTTCTGAAGGTGCTACTATCAGAGTCTACATTGAGCAGTACGAGAACGATGCAACAAAGACCGGGAGGGATTCACAAGAAGCACTTGGTCCTCTG GTCGAAGTGGCGATAAAGCTCTCAAAGATGAAAGAATTCACCGGACGATCTGCTCCTACTGTTATAACATAA
- the LOC135588620 gene encoding protein SHORT-ROOT 1-like yields MDTLFRLFSPQSSRDLSRNSSSSRSSEPHQIHYQHSFLHQNSFARQQEVEFYREECGTEHHLYMDEDFSSSSSSKHFQNPHQPPSTTTTTPTPTPIFDPADLSLTQDLNLHFASPSSSSVGASGAGRRWSSQLLIECARAVAARDSHRVQQLMWMLNELSSPYGDTEQKLAAYFLQGFFARLTSSGPRTLRTLSAASDRNCSFDSTRRTALRFQELSPWSSFGHVAANGAILEAFLDPSSASQRLHILDLSNTFCTQWPTLLEALATRSADDTPHLSITTVVWSASPSTAVQTVMREIGQRMEKFARLMGVPFRFNVVHHAGDLSDLDLDTLDLREGDSSALAVNCINALHGVSPANRRRETLIAAIRRLQPRIVTVVEEEADLEGGGGGEEEGEAFFKVFKENLRFFSAYFESLEESFPRTSNERLALEREAGRSVVDLVACPAAESAERRDTAAGWSRRMRSAGFAPAAFSEDVTDDVRALLRRYKEGWTMRPMAEDSEDASAGIFLEWKEQPVVWASAWKP; encoded by the coding sequence ATGGACACCTTATTTAGATTGTTCAGTCCACAATCTTCCCGTGACCTGAGTCGCAATTCAAGTAGCTCGAGATCCTCTGAGCCTCACCAGATCCATTACCAGCACTCCTTCTTGCACCAAAACTCCTTTGCTCGTCAGCAAGAGGTGGAGTTCTACCGAGAAGAATGCGGCACCGAGCATCACCTTTACATGGATGAagacttctcctcctcctcgtcctcgaaGCACTTCCAGAACCCACATCAACCTCcctcaaccaccaccaccacgccAACCCCGACTCCCATCTTCGATCCTGCTGACCTGTCCTTGACTCAGGACCTCAACCTCCACTTCGCATCGCCTTCCTCGTCCTCTGTCGGTGCCTCCGGTGCCGGCCGGAGATGGTCGTCGCAGCTGCTGATCGAGTGCGCGCGCGCCGTCGCGGCGCGCGACAGCCACCGGGTGCAGCAGCTCATGTGGATGCTGAACGAGCTCTCGTCGCCTTATGGCGACACAGAGCAGAAGCTAGCGGCTTACTTCCTCCAGGGCTTCTTTGCTCGCCTGACGTCCTCCGGGCCCCGGACGCTGCGTACCCTTTCCGCCGCCTCCGATCGCAACTGCTCCTTCGACTCTACACGTCGCACCGCGCTCCGGTTCCAGGAGCTCAGCCCCTGGTCCTCCTTTGGTCACGTCGCCGCCAACGGGGCCATCCTCGAGGCCTTCCTCGATCCGTCCTCGGCGTCGCAGAGATTGCACATACTCGATCTCAGCAACACCTTCTGCACCCAGTGGCCGACGCTGCTGGAGGCGCTGGCTACGCGGTCCGCCGACGACACGCCCCACCTCTCGATCACGACGGTCGTGTGGTCGGCCTCGCCGTCGACGGCCGTGCAGACGGTCATGAGGGAGATCGGGCAGCGGATGGAGAAGTTTGCGCGGTTGATGGGAGTGCCCTTCCGGTTCAACGTCGTCCACCACGCCGGCGACCTGTCGGACCTCGACCTCGACACCCTCGACCTGAGGGAGGGCGACAGCTCGGCCCTGGCCGTGAACTGCATCAACGCGCTCCACGGCGTCTCCCCCGCAAACCGCCGCCGCGAGACACTCATCGCCGCCATCCGGCGCCTCCAGCCGCGGATCGTGACAGTGGTCGAGGAGGAGGCCGACCtggaagggggaggaggaggcgagGAGGAAGGGGAGGCGTTCTTCAAGGTCTTCAAGGAGAATCTCAGGTTCTTCTCCGCCTACTTCGAGTCGCTGGAGGAAAGCTTCCCAAGGACGAGCAACGAGCGGCTGGCCCTGGAGCGGGAGGCGGGGCGGTCAGTGGTCGACCTGGTGGCATGCCCCGCGGCGGAGTCAGCCGAGCGCCGGGATACGGCGGCCGGATGGTCGAGGAGGATGCGGTCGGCGGGGTTCGCGCCAGCGGCGTTCAGCGAGGACGTGACGGACGACGTGAGGGCGCTCCTTAGGAGGTACAAGGAAGGATGGACGATGCGACCTATGGCAGAGGATTCGGAAGACGCATCCGCCGGCATATTCCTGGAGTGGAAGGAGCAGCCGGTGGTGTGGGCGAGTGCGTGGAAGCCGTGA
- the LOC135588619 gene encoding 3-ketoacyl-CoA synthase 6-like, with amino-acid sequence MPAVPLPEFPMWAKFGYRFIVNNFVTLFLVGSMTAVGWELLQLGPDDIMALWRSLQEKPIETLSAVFLVAFVAALYFMSRPRPVYLVDYACFKPPSTCRVPFATFMEHTRLINSDKKSVQFQTRILERSGLGEETCLPPANHYIPPNPTMEASRAEAQLVIFSAIDDLMKKTGLRPKDIDVLVVNCSLFSPTPSLSAMIINKYKLRSNVRSFNLSGMGCSAGLISIDLARDLLLVHPRANALVVSTEIITPNFYAGNQRSMLLPNCLFRMGAAAILLSNRRREAGRAKYRLAHVVRTHKGADDRAYRCVYEEEDAEGHSGISLSKDLMAIAGEALKSNITTMGPLVLPMSEQLLFALNLVGRKLINPEWKPYIPDFKQAFDHFCIHAGGRAVIDELQKSLQLSAEHVEASRMTLHRFGNTSSSSLWYELNYIESKGRMRRGNRVWQIGFGSGFKCNSAVWKCLRTIKGPVDGPWTDCIDRYPVDIPEIVKL; translated from the coding sequence ATGCCTGCCGTGCCCTTGCCCGAGTTCCCCATGTGGGCTAAGTTTGGCTACCGCTTCATCGTGAATAACTTCGTGACTTTGTTTCTGGTCGGGTCCATGACAGCCGTGGGTTGGGAGCTTCTCCAGCTCGGCCCCGACGACATCATGGCCTTATGGCGATCCCTCCAGGAAAAGCCCATCGAGACTCTCTCTGCAGTCTTCTTGGTGGCCTTCGTCGCCGCCCTGTACTTCATGTCCCGCCCCCGGCCAGTGTACCTCGTCGACTATGCTTGCTTCAAGCCGCCCTCCACATGCCGCGTCCCGTTCGCCACCTTCATGGAGCACACGCGGCTCATCAACTCCGACAAAAAGAGCGTGCAGTTCCAGACGCGGATTTTGGAGCGCTCCGGTCTCGGTGAGGAGACCTGCCTCCCCCCCGCGAACCACTACATACCCCCCAACCCCACCATGGAGGCGTCCCGCGCCGAGGCCCAGCTCGTCATCTTCTCCGCCATTGACGACCTGATGAAGAAGACGGGCCTCAGGCCCAAGGACATCGATGTCCTCGTCGTCAACTGCAGCCTCTTCTCCCCGACGCCGTCCCTCTCCGCGATGATCATCAACAAGTACAAGCTGAGGAGCAACGTCCGCAGCTTCAACCTCTCCGGGATGGGCTGCAGCGCGGGGCTGATCTCCATCGACCTGGCGCGGGACCTGCTCCTGGTGCACCCCCGCGCCAACGCGCTCGTTGTCTCCACCGAGATCATCACCCCCAACTTCTACGCCGGCAACCAGCGGTCGATGCTCCTCCCCAACTGCCTCTTCCGCATgggcgctgccgcgatcctcctgTCGAACCGTCGACGCGAGGCCGGCCGCGCGAAGTACCGGCTGGCGCACGTGGTCCGCACCCACAAGGGCGCGGACGACCGGGCGTACCGCTGCGTCTACGAGGAGGAGGACGCCGAGGGCCACTCCGGTATCTCCCTCTCCAAGGACCTCATGGCTATCGCCGGGGAGGCGCTCAAGTCCAACATCACCACCATGGGGCCGCTGGTGCTCCCCATGTCGGAGCAGCTCCTCTTCGCCCTCAACCTCGTCGGCCGAAAGCTCATCAACCCAGAGTGGAAGCCCTACATCCCCGACTTCAAGCAGGCCTTCGACCACTTCTGCATCCACGCCGGCGGCCGCGCCGTCATCGACGAGCTGCAGAAAAGCCTGCAACTGTCGGCGGAGCACGTGGAGGCCTCGCGCATGACGCTGCACCGCTTCGGCAACACCTCCAGCAGCTCCCTCTGGTACGAGCTCAACTATATCGAGTCCAAGGGCCGGATGCGGCGCGGCAACCGCGTGTGGCAGATCGGCTTCGGCAGCGGCTTCAAGTGCAACAGCGCCGTCTGGAAGTGCCTGCGCACCATCAAAGGTCCCGTCGACGGTCCCTGGACCGACTGCATCGACCGATACCCCGTCGACATCCCTGAGATCGTAAAGCTCTAA